Proteins found in one Bacteroidales bacterium genomic segment:
- a CDS encoding nuclear transport factor 2 family protein, producing the protein MKKVIYLLFAVVLFTACNTNQPVRYFSASPEIEVTKSILKAYVDADWDAMKSHYADTAKIQNNVPEKKGISIDAAIEEHKQDHELFSSIRLIDKESFYEMVITDEGETWVNYWGLWKGTLKATGEEFKIPLHITLRFINQKVVREHGYWNNAEIALALYKLEAQSQTP; encoded by the coding sequence ATGAAAAAAGTCATCTATTTACTTTTTGCAGTTGTACTTTTTACGGCATGCAATACAAATCAACCGGTGCGCTATTTCTCAGCTTCCCCTGAAATCGAAGTCACCAAGTCAATCCTTAAAGCTTACGTTGATGCGGATTGGGATGCAATGAAGTCGCATTATGCCGACACAGCAAAAATCCAGAACAATGTACCTGAGAAAAAAGGAATCTCGATTGATGCTGCAATTGAAGAACATAAGCAAGACCATGAACTCTTCTCGTCCATTCGTTTAATAGATAAAGAAAGTTTTTACGAAATGGTGATCACCGATGAAGGCGAAACCTGGGTTAACTACTGGGGATTATGGAAGGGAACTTTGAAAGCAACCGGTGAAGAATTCAAAATACCACTGCACATCACCCTGAGGTTCATCAATCAAAAGGTTGTGCGTGAGCACGGCTACTGGAACAACGCCGAAATTGCCCTTGCACTTTACAAACTGGAAGCCCAATCTCAAACACCTTGA